The nucleotide sequence AGGGCTCAAAGGCTCCCAACtaaatatacactgtaaaaaataaatatttttttacagtttttgccaATAAATTTTACAGTGCtttcactgtttatttaaattacagaaatgtttcattaaaattacaaaaaaaaactgtttattgaCATGTGTAACGTAATTTAACAGAGAAACTTTGTATAAATggaatacagtatatatctgatttttaacataatttcaatgataattttaaagaaactaactgtaaaaaaaaggtttttttattaACCAGCTGGCCTCTTTTAATACATGAAATACTGTAACAACTGTGTTAATTTCTGACACCCCTAAGCTTGTCACAGATTATCAGAGATCTGTTAGAAATAGAGATATCCTAGTTAAAAGTATATCAATCTACTTGTGTTAAGCAGgcctctttttttgtttttaaaaccagtcttaaaaCCCATCTTTTCTCTTTGGCTTTTGACACCTAGTTAGATGTCGactttatttgcttgttttaatttgttacTTTGAATGCTTTTATTGTGTGCGTATTAATTGtacttatgtttatttttctgtacagcactttggaCAACACTTTAGTTGTTGTAAAGTGCTTAACAAATAAAGTTGGTGTGGTATGGCAAGTTTAGCTGTTTTAAAACCGTTGCAATTTAAATAATAAGCTACGAAAACCAATGCAAAAGACAAATCACCAACCTCTGTGTTCAGCAAATCATTTTCACGGCAATAATTATCTAAGCCAATCAGAATTGACACCTCTGCTACGTTCTTGGCGCACGCAGAAAGAAGCGCGCGATATGATGAAGAGTGAAGACGGCGGCGCGCTGGTGAACTATTCTGCTGTTTTCGAAGAAGCAACACTTGTGAGAGGTAACGTTGAAAATATTTACTGACACATTCTAAAATTCAACGCAATACTGACATAGCTAGAGTATACATTAAGATTGACGACCGAAAACATAACAACTAATGAATGTCAGATGTTACATTAGCTAGTTTGCAGATGCATTTTAGCTTTGTGTTAACGTTACCTGAACGCAATTTAACGTTgcatttttaagaacattatcTTTGTGTTGGCTTGTATTTTTGTGGCCGTGACTGTGTGGCACGTGGCTGGCTAACTATAAAAGTTAGCTAACTAAAGTTGACCACTGCTAGCAACAGTTTTCAAATATGCTGCGCACGTAAGCGCATTAACTGGCCCAAAACATCGTcaaaattattagaaaaagaTAATTGTTTGGCTTAAAGTCAACGTTGACTTTGGTTTCAAATGGTACACTAACAGTCAGCAAATTTAGTGTAATTGATATAGCCTACAGCTAAAATGGCATATGGAAAATACTCGTAGTGTGGTGCTCGATGGTCACATTGTAAAGGtttaagaaacaaacacactttatttcAATTTGTAAAGGCTTAACACTGAGTGACTTTCAGAAATGCctaaattacagatttttttgtgactgaatcTGAGACTcaattaaatgaagaaaatcAATGTTGCTGTTTTACAATTTATTGTAATGTAATTTTGCACAAATATTATGCAaactaattttttttctttttttcagttttttgatTCAATACCAGGAATTGGAACAATAGCTATCTGGAACTTCTGGAATTGAGATCAGTCAGAAGGCTTCAAGCTCAAACATTAAGTAAGTTTGCAATATGGCAAGTGTTCTAAATGCTTTCACATGTCCTATATGTGGCATTTCTATGGAAACAGTGAAAGGGTATGTAAATCatcaaaaattacacacaaatgAAGCACATGGTGAATATGCCTGTTGTGTAATTGGGTGCAAATCAAAGTTTACCAAGTATAATTCCTTTAAAAGTCATATGTTGCGCCACCATAGGCGGTCATCCGTGTCACAATGTGAAACCATACAGGGTCCACTGAAATGTGAAAAGCCACATTGCCAGAAACAATGCATTGATCTGAAAGATCTTTTAGATCATTTAAAGTTCcatgtttcaaagaaagaagAGGTGAAGTGCCCATTTAAAGGCTGTGGCAAAGCCTTTTCATTGAGGTCCTCTTTTACTGCGCACATTTCTAGAAATCATAAAAAAGCCGCATCTGTGCACATGTCAGCTATGTATCTTGTTGATTCTGTGCCAAGCCAGTCTTTTGATATTGCTCAAAGTCCGTCAGATGTAAGCATTGACGAGCCTGAGGATATCCTGGACCCACCTGATATAAAAGGGCTATATATGAGAAACTTGTGTATGTTTTACATGAAGTTACAGGCCAAATACCTTGTACCTTCATCCACTATTCAGATGATTGTGGAACAAGTAGATAGTCTCAGTGATGTGTGTCACCAGTACACAAGAAATCAGCTTAAAGGTGTCCTGCAAGCTAATACGAGATTGACAGAGTCAGACATAAAAGATGTTCTGGCAAGTTTAAATGATTCTAGCTTGCATGCATCCTGTAGCCCTGCACTCTCTACTGAGTATTTGAGAAGGCAATATTTTCAGACAAACTTCTCTTATGTGCATCCTCAAACTATTAGTTTAGGCACTGATGATAATCGAAAGGAACAATTTGCTCAGTATATCCCAATAAAAGAGACTTTGCAGGCTTTGCTAAAAGACCCAATTGTGTGGAAAGAATGTACAAAGCATGAAGATGACACTTCTGCACATGTTCTAAGTGATGTGAGAGATGGATCTGTCTACAAGAGTAATACACTGTTTAGGGAGTCGGGTATAAGTATAAAGCTCATACTGTATCAAGATGCCTTCGAGGTTGTTAATCCTCTTGGGTcagcaaaaagaaaatacaagatACTTGGGGTTTACTTTACACTGGCCAACCTTGACCCGTTTTATCGTTCCAGTGTTGAAAACTTGCAGCTTCTGCTCTTGTGTAGGGAAgaacactttaaatattttggcCACGACAAAGTGTTCTCCACAATGCTGTCAGATATCAAGGAACTGGAGACAAATGGGCTTGTGATATCTGGGCATGTTGTTAAGGCATCAGTTTTTTGCATTGCTGGAGATAATTTGGGGTCTCACAATATTGGAGGTTTCACAGAGAACTTCAGTACCTCCACTTACTTCTGTAGATATTGCCTGGTAACTAGAAGTGAGTTCCATGATTTCCAAAAAGGTGCACCACCTCGAACAGTGCAAAACTACAATGAGGCAGTACAACAGATTAGAAGTGGTGCCCTGACAGAATTCAGGGGTTTAAAATTTGATTCCGTTTTCAATTCCCTCACTTACTTTCATGTCAGCCAGCCTGGCCTCCCACCTTGTATTGGACATGATGTGTTTGAAGGAGTTGTGGCATATGACTTGGCCATGTACATCAAGCACTTTGTGAAGGTAAAGAAATTCTTTACTTACAGTCAGCTAAACCGGAGAATCAGGCAGTTCAGCTATCAGGGATCTGATGCCACTTCTACTCCTTCAGATGTTTCTGAAAAGGGAGTTAAAATAGGTGGCCAGGCAACAGAAAACTGGTCTCTCCTGAGGCTTCTTCCTATTATAATCGGTGAAAAGATTGCCGAAACAGATGATCCGATATGGCAGCTGACAGTCCAGCTGAAAGAACTTGTGGAATTAATATGTGCCCCTAAAATATCTCACTCTCAAGTTGCACTGCTCAATGTTCTCATTGTGGAGTATCTAGAAACAAGAAAGGAGATGTTTCCTGATCATAAACTCAAACCAAAGCACCATTACATGGGCCACTATCCTGCTTTGATTCTCAAGTTTGGCCCACTCATAAGATTGTGGACTATGAGATTCGAAAGCAAGCATTCCTATTTCAAAAGATgtgtgagaagaacacagaatTTCAAAAATGTGTGCCAGACACTTGCAAATAACCACCAACTTCTGCAAACATATCTAAACTCAAGTTCTGTCTTTGCTCCTACTTTGCAAGTGAAACAATCCACCCCTTTCCATGCAGAGTTGTACAGTGATGCAGTACGCAGTGCAGTAGAAGCAAGCTTACCAGATCAGTGTGCTCTTGAAGCATCTACTGAGATACAGTGGAAAGGCACACAATACAGAAAGGGATTTTTTCTTTGCATAGGTCCTGGCATGCCAACAGAGTTTGCACAAATCGAACTTATGCTAATAATGGATAAAAATGTGCACTTCCTTGTAACTCCTCATGGTTCACAGTATTTACCTGAGTTTGGACTGTATGAAATTCACACAGCATGTGGAGGCATGATGTGCATTAATGGAGAGCTGTTGTTGGATTACTATCCATTGCCTACTTATGCTTTTTGTGGAACTCGAGTAATTTCTCTCAAACATAGCAAAGTGGATATTGAGTAGGAAATGTAATGCTGAGTTGTGACTGTGTGAGCACTAGGTAATATAAGGATGATTACAGTAGACTGTGCAGGACTTGAGTATGGCTGAAGAGGTCCTTAAATgcttgaaattacattttagaatTTAACTTTCAATAACAGAGTTCCATACATATTTTTGCGTAGTTAAAAACAGATAATGATAAAAACGGTCACCACTTCACAAAGATGCAGAAACAAATCTACACACACATTAGGCTAATGTTTAAAGCTGATCGTGAAATGGCTGCCTCTGAAGCTAAGAAATgaagaatacattacattttcctTTTGGGCTGAATTGCACTTTGGATATTTATTTGGGCTAACACTGAATTACAATGTCTCACTCTTTTCTTAGTGATGGATGATGTAGACAGTGGTCTTTCTGACTTAATTTACTCTGTCCTGCCAAATTCAAGTTCAAATGACCTGCTGTTAGAGGCTCTTCAGACCTTGGGTGTGGAAACCGTGGAAGATTTAAAATATGTCCAGGAGGCAGATCTTGTTAATACCATCAGGCCAATTGAAGCTCGAAAATTGATTGCGAGATTTAAAGCTTTTTGTAAGTATACTTAATTGTAAGttgtaaacacataaaaaataatattatatccTCACAACATAATGGATCAGTTGTATTTGAGTTTTGCAGAGCGATTTTGAAAGATTTGTAGGCCTAAATCCTATTGTCTTCTATCCAGCTGAAAAGAATGCCAAAGAGATTCCTGATCTGCCTACCAGAGCTGAGCCAGAAAGATGtataagcacacacacaggaacAATGCCATGCGGAGACCATCGATCTACAAGTATGtgtgatgaaaatgttttggcTTAATTAAAATATCACAGCGTATTTTCTAATTATTACTATCTTTTGATCTGAGACAAACAAGCCTGAAAAATACAATAAGGGATATTGTATTGTTCAGGCTTAGGGTTAGACTGTGATGTATCAATATACAATTGAAAATgctttatcatttaaatttgatGTTAAGCCTGGTAGAATAGATTAGTGTTTCACATACAGTAGCTGTTTTTTGTTGTCGTTTTTTCACACAACATCAAAAATGTACTCGAGTTGTGGCATGTCTTCTGTTCATAGGCCAGTAGTGAATGCTAAAATTTAATGAActattttgagatatttttttctgcCCTCTCCAGGTGAAAACAGTGCAGATCATTCCAACTCTCCACAGGCTTCCTCAAGCTCAAGTGAAGTCTCAACTCCTCATAGAAACACTCCAGTGGATAACAACTGGCACTTCAATTTTGAGATACCCTGGAGTAAAATGCCGTCAGAACTTACAAGAAAGCTCGAAAATAAAGAGCGGCCAACAGGACGTGAAAGACGTGAACTGATTCGCCTGATGTTAGGAGAGATTCTAACCATCTGCCCTACACCAGGGAAGAAACATCTATGTGAAATTGCCAGGAAGATTGTTTCAAGATATCCTCTGTCATTTAGAGATGTTATTGAAGATCAAGTTGTTGGTAGTGGTTATGACTCCCTTACCAAGCAGCTGCAGGCTAGACTTGACAACATGAAAAGAGGGAAAACCTCACTTTACCTGAAAAGACAGACGTCCAGCACAAGTGAGGGAGAAGACCCACCTTCCAAGATAAGAAGAGTGGATACATATGGTTGCACAAATTGGCAACCAAAACGGCTGCCACCGGGTGAAACCGAGGAGACTCAGAAATGTGCACAAGAAGAATTAAAGAAcatgcacaaaaacaaaagcaagaaCACCAAAAGTATTCAAGAAAAAATGCTGGCTACTTTCTACACTCAGAGAAGCGACATATGTAAAATGGAAACCCCTTTTTTGGTAATAGAGTGGCCATATCTGTTTGAGATGTGCGGGATAATGGTCCACTTCAAAGAGCTAACAGATATGGATGTTGACAGAGGAGCCATCTCAAGTAAATCTGAAAGAGTCATTTCATATCTCATGTCCCATGACAAGAAGAACAGCAAAATAGGGGGCATCCTAGAAGGCATTGAAAGTGCCAAAGCGAAGCATCTAGATCCTTATCTTCCTGGATGTGTGATGCTGCTTCTGAAACATTTCAGTGAAGATCAGGCAAAGATGTTCGTGATGGTTGATGAGACGTGTCTGCCGTCTGAAGTTGATCAACTGCCCAGCACGCCTTGCGTCGTTGTGTGTGGTATGtggtattttatgttttaacccatttaagcaaaaggcatttttaaatatatgaatggGTTGATACAGGCATATTAAATCAGGGGCTGGCTGGAGATTCTAGTAAACTTAAGTATATCTTGTGAATGGGTGAAGCATTTTCTGTAATTAGACCTTCATCAGCGTAGCACTAGCATTATGGaactaaattaattttttttttttaaagttcattAAAGGGGTAGTCAAGCCGAAACAGAAAATTGGCATTAATACACcattatgtcattccaaactatCAGCTGTTTATGTCCATACATTGATGGAACTTGTTGGTTACCATTCACCTTTAATGTAATCCACGTTACTCGTGTTTTAATTCAAGTCTTCTGAACAAATATGGTCACTTTATATGAGATTTATTAACTACAGTATCAAATCATTTTAGTGTACTTCCACATCACATACAAAATGTCACATCTCTTTTAGCATATAATTTCATTAATCACCATTGCCATAATGTATAGACAAATTAGGTTTCACTTTACGgcctgatttattttatatgtgattTTAAATTGAGTGTTACAactgcattttatatttataaacagtaAAGGGATTTTTTTGCTTCAGAAGACTTGGATTTAACCTCATGGGTCAAATGGATTACACTCATGCTTTTATCTTTGTGTATCCTCAATGTTGGTTGCCTTTCATCTACATTTTTTGGATCTAAACAGCTGATAActtttaaagggttagttcacccaaaaatgaaaattatgtcattaatgattcaccctcatgtcgttccaagCCCGTCAGACCTCCTTTCATCTTCGGAACACAGTTTAAGATATTTTAGCTTTCTGTCCCTCCATTGAAAATGTATGTACGGTAAACTGTCCATGTCCagaaaggtaataaaaacatcatcaaagtAGTCCATGTGACATCAGTGGGTTAGTTAGAATTTTTTGAAGCatcgaaaaaacatttttggtccaaaaataacaaaaactacGACTTTATTCAGCATTGTATTCTCTATTCATCTGTAGTATTCCGCTGCTGACGTAAGTCTCCCTCAGACTGTGTAAAAGAAGCGCACCAGAtgacacgtcagcagtctgagggAGACTTACGTCAGCAGCGTCACTGCGGAGTCCTGAACGCGGATTGACAACAGACCCGGAAGAGAATACAATGCTGAATGAAGTCGtagattttgttatttttggaccAAAATGTATTTTCGATGCTTCAAAAAATTCTAACTAACCCACTGATGTCACATGGACTAGTTTCTGGACATGGACAGTATACCGTACATACATTTTCAATGGAGGGACAGAAAACTCTCGGACTAAATCTAAAATATCTTAAACTGTGATCCGAAGATGAAAGGAGGTCTGACGGGcttggaacgacatgagggcgagtcattaatgacattatttttatttttgggtgaaccaaccttttaaatatcttaatttgtattACACAGATAAACTGTCATACTGTTTTGAAAATACATGAGTTACTGTGAGAATTATTTTTTGGTGGACACCCTTAACTTTTTAACATAATGGAAAGGTAAAACCCAGAATAGTACGGTTTTCTTGTTGTGCTAATATGCAAGCCAAATAATGTGGTCTTTTGATAGTCGTGATGTTAGACTTTTCTTTTAACCTAATGTTTTTTGACTTTTCTTATTTTCCTATGTACTGTAGGGAGTTCTCCCCTCACAGCTGAAAACTTGATGATTGCTGTGGACCAGACCATCGTGAAAGATGGGGTCACAAATTGTGTTGATGCCCTTGTAATGATGTTCGTATACTACTACTGCCTCAACATCAGTTATCCACTGGAACTTGGAGCAACTCTGGAGTTCATGCAGAGGTAAGACTTAAAGTTTAACCACAAAATGCATTTCCTGAAGAACAAAAAGTGTGTATATATGGCCCAAAGATGGATAGATAAACAATTATCCATTTAGGAAATTAATGGACATGAAACCGGTAACAGAAAAAAGTCTAGATACATTTTATTCGGTGGCAAGATCATTACAACATTTATTCAATGACAGGAGCAAAATGAGCAGACGCTGTGCATTTCTGGCATCTGTGGGAAGACAACTGGTATTGGTACATTATGAACTGTCTATTTCGATTTAATAGATCAAATTTTTTTCCCTGTTGGACATTACATTCTCACCTTCCATCAATCTTGTGGTGCGACTATCACTGTGTCCTAACCAGACGCGATGCGTTAAGATTCCAGCGACAAGCAATTTGTCTGTCTACACCAGACACGATTACAAGATGcaataaaatcaatcaaaaaccacagccaatcagaacagcGTGTGGGCGGGCTCCCGTGGCAAGTGCACGGCCCCAGAGAttagttttgttaaaaacataataaaacaaaatttattattttacacattacaccattttaaactattaaaaatacataaagagTTATTACAACAATCTTTGCTATAGAATCAAGTTTGAACATTCTTGTTTCcatttgtgtaattgtatgGCTACAAGGCTGGGaacaataaattatattcaaaGTAACATTACACgcttttaacataaaataaagcaCATAAACAGTACCTGAGATTATCATTGGCatacttttttgtgttgtaGTTCCAGCCGCGATGTTGCGGAAAAAAAAGCAGTTCTTAAAATAGCATCATTGTGTGTCGCTGACACGGCTGGTTAGGACATGGTGTAACCTTTCCTTTATGACCTATGGAGATGTTGACACTGGCAGCAGATTTTAACACTGGTTGTTGGAACGCATCACAGCCATTGTAGGCACAGTTGCTTAATGGGAGATActtgttcaccccaaaataaaattgtcatcgtttacttgcactcatgttgttctaaacctgtatgaatttcttcttttgaacagagatattttgaagcatgtttgtaaccaaacagttgatggaccccattgacttctaaagtattttttttccatactattgaagtcaatggggtccatcaacaatttggttacaaacaaatcttcaaagtatcttttgtgttcaacagaagaaataaatgtgtacaggtttgtaacaacttaaagttgagtaaatgatgacaactttattttggggtgaactatacaTTTAGATATGTCTGTCACCTCTCTAGCTCAAGTTGAATACTTTTTATATGGCTCATCAGAATTGctgattatgaaaaatgtttgtagcaCTATATTCAAGTGTATTTCTGTCTTCACAGATGCCTTTTCCGGATAAATCCAGATAGGGGGACCAAAGTGGAGAAGCAGCAATCTAAAAAACAGCAGTCCATAAATCCTAAGGTTCTTTCTTTGATTACAAACATTGCAGACTTTGAATGGCGAGAGTAGACATCTCACATGCCAGCTTCTTTCTGTttcatacatttccatttagTTTATATACTATTCTGTAATGTGTAAAGGGTTCATTCTGCTTGTATTTTGTGGCTGACTGTTATCTTGAGTGAGTTGCAGGGTTTTGACGTGTGTTTACACGTTTTAAATTGTGTACAATTCAAAGTACAGGGTTAAAAAAAAGCTCACAGTAAAGACCAGTAGTTTTAACCAGTGGGGAGAACCAgtttcattataaaataaaatgtgtgttgcTAAACGATGCTTTGTTAAATGTTGATCACAGGATGTATTTGCagataacaaataaaacaaaattaagattactgttgttgttgttttttattattaaagcaaatcttagttatttttgcaacttaaagttgagtaaatgatgacaactttattttggggtgaactatacctttagaTATGTCTGTCACCTCTCTAGCTCaagttaaatactttttatatggCTCATCAGAATTGCTGATTATGatcttttaaactttttttatcattctttaaataatttttctgtgttttaggtgtttgaatattttaacaatgtatgttaaaatgaaaagatttcATGGTATTACAAGGATATTTTTATGTAGAATAACAGTAATAAACCGTAATTATAGGAAAAGAAATTAccgtttttttacagtatatgttatTATCTGTACTTAAAACTTCTTTTAAAGAcaattttctgtgttttagaggtgtatgactgtattttaacaattcatttatgttaaaattaaaaGATTTCATGGTTTTATAAGGATATTTTTGTGTAGAATAACAGTAATAAACcgtaattataatataatttataaccgtttttttactgttttttcctgtttttttttgac is from Triplophysa dalaica isolate WHDGS20190420 chromosome 3, ASM1584641v1, whole genome shotgun sequence and encodes:
- the LOC130417901 gene encoding uncharacterized protein LOC130417901 isoform X2, with the protein product MPCGDHRSTSENSADHSNSPQASSSSSEVSTPHRNTPVDNNWHFNFEIPWSKMPSELTRKLENKERPTGRERRELIRLMLGEILTICPTPGKKHLCEIARKIVSRYPLSFRDVIEDQVVGSGYDSLTKQLQARLDNMKRGKTSLYLKRQTSSTSEGEDPPSKIRRVDTYGCTNWQPKRLPPGETEETQKCAQEELKNMHKNKSKNTKSIQEKMLATFYTQRSDICKMETPFLVIEWPYLFEMCGIMVHFKELTDMDVDRGAISSKSERVISYLMSHDKKNSKIGGILEGIESAKAKHLDPYLPGCVMLLLKHFSEDQAKMFVMVDETCLPSEVDQLPSTPCVVVCGSSPLTAENLMIAVDQTIVKDGVTNCVDALVMMFVYYYCLNISYPLELGATLEFMQRCLFRINPDRGTKVEKQQSKKQQSINPKVLSLITNIADFEWRE
- the LOC130417901 gene encoding uncharacterized protein LOC130417901 isoform X1, which encodes MMDDVDSGLSDLIYSVLPNSSSNDLLLEALQTLGVETVEDLKYVQEADLVNTIRPIEARKLIARFKAFSEKNAKEIPDLPTRAEPERCISTHTGTMPCGDHRSTSENSADHSNSPQASSSSSEVSTPHRNTPVDNNWHFNFEIPWSKMPSELTRKLENKERPTGRERRELIRLMLGEILTICPTPGKKHLCEIARKIVSRYPLSFRDVIEDQVVGSGYDSLTKQLQARLDNMKRGKTSLYLKRQTSSTSEGEDPPSKIRRVDTYGCTNWQPKRLPPGETEETQKCAQEELKNMHKNKSKNTKSIQEKMLATFYTQRSDICKMETPFLVIEWPYLFEMCGIMVHFKELTDMDVDRGAISSKSERVISYLMSHDKKNSKIGGILEGIESAKAKHLDPYLPGCVMLLLKHFSEDQAKMFVMVDETCLPSEVDQLPSTPCVVVCGSSPLTAENLMIAVDQTIVKDGVTNCVDALVMMFVYYYCLNISYPLELGATLEFMQRCLFRINPDRGTKVEKQQSKKQQSINPKVLSLITNIADFEWRE